A genomic window from Rhodococcus sp. KBS0724 includes:
- a CDS encoding DUF2505 domain-containing protein yields the protein MARRIDYSARYQHSPEQVYEALTDRGYWDARVEEMRKHSENRVEHFEVSDSGIELVLHHVLPRTDLPDIAQTVMRNDLIITRTESYSPFGDTVTGTYEASIPAGPGSLTGTMELFGTETGCTLRTSSEAKVHIPFVGGKLEELMLTNLVDLFRTEAQVTATWLAAR from the coding sequence ATGGCTCGACGCATCGACTACTCCGCCCGCTACCAGCACTCCCCCGAACAGGTCTACGAAGCACTGACCGATCGCGGATACTGGGACGCTCGGGTCGAGGAGATGCGCAAGCATTCCGAAAATCGGGTGGAACATTTCGAGGTCAGCGATTCCGGGATCGAACTTGTCCTGCACCATGTCCTGCCCCGCACCGATCTGCCCGACATCGCGCAGACAGTCATGCGCAACGACCTGATCATCACGCGCACCGAGTCGTACAGCCCGTTCGGTGACACGGTCACGGGAACCTACGAGGCCTCCATCCCGGCCGGACCGGGCAGCCTCACCGGAACCATGGAACTGTTCGGCACCGAAACAGGATGCACCTTGCGGACGTCGTCGGAAGCCAAAGTGCACATCCCTTTTGTCGGCGGAAAATTGGAAGAGCTGATGCTCACCAATCTTGTCGACCTGTTCCGCACCGAAGCTCAGGTCACCGCGACCTGGCTCGCCGCCCGCTGA
- a CDS encoding class I SAM-dependent methyltransferase, with product MKTAPPPRIEGVITRGTTGINRLRRSDRWLVHNRAVQRALHNAADPLIVDLGYGARPDTTFEMADRLTAVRRDRRVIGLEIDPARVVESRNGVSFARGGFELAGLSPVFVRAFNVLRQYPEEAVESAWSHIQSGLAPGGLILDGTCDELGRRCAWVLLDAHRPLTLTLAWDPFDIEKPSDIAERLPKALIHRNIPGEPIHALLTAADRAWATAAPHASFGPRHRWAAALEILRAQGVPVQPARRRLRDCILTVPWHVVAPNP from the coding sequence GTGAAGACTGCTCCACCCCCGAGGATCGAGGGTGTCATCACACGCGGCACAACCGGCATCAACCGTCTGCGACGCAGTGACCGCTGGCTCGTACACAACCGGGCCGTTCAACGTGCACTGCACAACGCTGCCGACCCACTGATAGTCGACCTCGGCTACGGCGCTCGCCCCGACACGACGTTCGAGATGGCCGACCGTCTCACCGCGGTACGACGCGATCGCAGAGTCATCGGACTCGAAATCGACCCGGCCCGCGTGGTGGAAAGCCGCAACGGCGTCAGTTTCGCGCGCGGTGGGTTCGAATTAGCCGGGCTGTCACCGGTTTTCGTTCGCGCCTTCAACGTGTTGCGCCAGTATCCCGAAGAGGCGGTGGAATCGGCATGGTCGCACATCCAATCCGGTTTGGCGCCAGGCGGTTTGATACTCGACGGAACGTGCGACGAACTGGGGCGTCGGTGCGCCTGGGTGCTGCTCGACGCACACAGGCCACTGACCCTGACCTTGGCATGGGATCCCTTCGACATCGAGAAACCGTCGGACATCGCAGAACGCTTGCCCAAGGCCCTCATTCACCGCAATATCCCGGGAGAGCCGATACACGCACTGCTCACCGCCGCCGATCGCGCGTGGGCCACTGCGGCGCCCCACGCGTCGTTCGGCCCCAGGCATCGCTGGGCCGCGGCGCTGGAAATTCTTCGGGCACAAGGAGTTCCCGTCCAACCTGCGCGTCGACGCCTTCGTGATTGCATCCTGACAGTGCCCTGGCACGTCGTAGCGCCGAACCCCTGA